From the Solea senegalensis isolate Sse05_10M linkage group LG16, IFAPA_SoseM_1, whole genome shotgun sequence genome, one window contains:
- the tnika gene encoding TRAF2 and NCK interacting kinase a isoform X2: MASDSPARSLDEIDLSALRDPAGIFELVELVGNGTYGQVYKGRHVKTGQLAAIKVMDVTGDEEEEIKAEINMLKKYSHHRNIATYYGAFIKKNPPGVDDQLWLVMEFCGAGSVTDLIKNTKGNSLKEEWTAYICREILRGLTHLHQHKVIHRDIKGQNVLLTENAEVKLVDFGVSAQLDRTVGRRNTFIGTPYWMAPEVIACDENPDATYDFKSDLWSLGITAIEMAEGAPPLCDMHPMRALFLIPRNPAPRLKSKKWSKKFQSFIESCLVKSHSQRPSTEQLLKHPFIRDLPNERQIRIQLKDHIDRTKKKRGERDETEYEYSGSEEEDEEREMGEPSSIINIPGESTLRRDFLRLQLANKERSEAQRRQQLEQQQNEEHKRLLLAERQKRIEEQKEQRRRLEEQQQRERELRKQHEREQRRRYEEMEQLRREEERRHAEREQEYIRRQLEEEQRQLEILQQQLLQEQALLLEYKRKQIEEQRQAERLQRQLQQERAYLVSLQQQQQEGRQAEKKQLYHYKDVINPNDKPAWAKEVPKQQHAHGNMPQLRHHQSFNQPASSPGSQGQPRNQAPRRTQSHSQSHGPPPLSARLTNICVSPDLEKSLDPGLKQEISQQVREFRAQRLSQKCSPGPSQKHTPAAGQGPTKGPTKSHNELSSQGKPNPSSPVPNLNPLRASSHIEKSRERFLSGPIIMGATQGLMSSDLQPKALQSHPQPPGQVQRSQSETNQVSNPAVKLVEERSKLNRQSSPALQHKVSNRISDPSLPPRSESFSSGGMQPARTPPIHRSIEPQMAHLVPVKTHSSSMSGSQSLQDQTGSALSEGVSAVSPRPEMPRQNSDPTSDNPGPQLRVTGREERDRERDRDRDRNAWLREEDLPPKVPQRTTSISPALVRKNSPNGGADLGPRTGSQLIRASNPDLRRSELSLDAMLQRTSSNSSSSSSPSSQGGSVERRGQPKQDSSPPGANQEAKSKPEEGRESARPSRPASYKKAIDEEELDLSALAKELRELRVEEGTRPPVKVTDYSSSSDESESSDEDGETVGHDGTVAVSDIPRIMPAVQGSGESYGGLTEDSLGEAYNSSKDSTQVMREAEERRRGGHTESNGFGSHGNHGNLPDLVQQSHSPSATPTSALQELSDMAEFGISGSKASFTPFVDPRVYQTSPSENDDDDNSAAAMFANELLRQEQARLNEARKISVVNVNPTNIRPHSDTPEIRKYKKRFNSEILCAALWGVNLLVGTENGLMLLDRSGQGKVYNLITRRRFLQMDVLEGLNVLVTISGKKNKLRVYYLSWLRNRILHNDPEVEKKQGWITVGELEGCVHYKVVKYERIKFLVIALKNSVEIYAWAPKPYHKFMAFKSFTELQHRPQLVDLTVEEGQRLKVIYGSSVGFHVVDVDSGNPYDIYIPSHIQSQVTPHAIVVLPKTDGMEMLLCYEDEGVYVNTYGRITKDVVLQWGEMPTSVAYIHSNQIMGWGEKAIEIRSVETGHLDGVFMHKRAQRLKFLCERNDKVFFASVRSGGSSQVFFMTLNRNSMMNW; this comes from the exons GGTCGCCATGTTAAGACAGGGCAGCTGGCAGCCATCAAGGTCATGGATGTCACCGGG gatgaggaggaggagattaaAGCGGAAATCAACATGCTGAAGAAGTACAGCCACCATCGGAACATCGCCACCTACTATGGAGCGTTCATCAAGAAAAACCCCCCTGGCGTAGATGACCAGCTATGG ctggtcATGGAGTTCTGTGGAGCCGGCTCAGTGACGGACTTGATCAAGAACACCAAGGGGAACTCTCTAAAGGAGGAGTGGACCGCTTACATCTGCAGAGAGATCCTCCGG GGTCTGACTCATCTCCATCAGCACAAGGTCATCCACCGAGACATCAAGGGACAGAATGTCCTGCTGACGGAGaatgcagaggtcaaactgG tggactttggtgtgtcgGCGCAGCTGGACAGGACAGTAGGTCGCAGGAACACATTTATCGGGACACCGTATTGGATGGCACCAGAGGTCATCGCTTGTGACGAGAACCCCGACGCCACGTATGACTTCAAG AGTGATTTATGGTCACTGGGAATCACCGCGATCGAGATGGCTGAGGGAGCGCCAC CGCTCTGTGACATGCACCCGATGAGGGCGCTCTTCCTCATCCCGCGCAACCCTGCACCCAGACTCAAGTCGAAGAAGTG GTCAAAGAAGTTCCAGTCGTTCATAGAGAGCTGCCTGGTGAAGAGCCACAGCCAGAGACCCAGCACGGAGCAGCTGCTCAAGCACCCGTTCATCAGAGACCTGCCCAACGAGAGGCAGATCCGCATCCAGCTGAAGGACCACATCGACCGCAccaagaagaagagaggagaaaggg ATGAGACGGAGTACGAGTACAGCGGcagtgaagaggaggacgaagaaAGAGAAATGGGTGAACCGAG CTCCATCATCAACATCCCCGGCGAGTCGACCTTGAGGCGGGACTTCCTGCGCCTCCAGCTGGCCAATAAGGAGCGCTCCGAGGCGCAGAGGCggcagcagctggagcagcagcagaacgaGGAGCACAAGCGCTTACTGCTGGCTGAGAGACAGAAACGCATCGAGGAGCAGAAGGAGCAGAGGAGGCGGCTGGAGGAG cagcagcagcgcgaaCGTGAGCTGAGGAAGCAGCACGAGAGGGAACAGAGGAGGCGCTATGAGGAAATGGAGCAGCTccgcagagaggaggagaggaggcatGCCGAGAGAGAGCAG GAGTATATTCGTAGACAGCTGGAAGAGGAGCAGAGGCAGTTAGAGATTCTCCAGCAGCAGCTACTACAGGAACAGGCGTTACTGCTG GAGTACAAGCGTAAGCAGATCGAGGAGCAGCGGCAAGCGGAGCGGCTACAGAGGCAGCTCCAGCAGGAGAGAGCCTACCTGGTGTctctgcaacagcagcagcaggagggaaGGCAAGCGGAGAAGAAACAGCTTTACCACTACAAAGATGTCATCAATCCTAATGACAAGCCTGCGTGGGCTAAAGAG GTACCGAAGCAGCAGCATGCTCATGGTAACATGCCCCAACTACGACATCACCAGTCGTTCAATCAACCGGCTTCGTCCCCTGGCTCTCAAGGCCAACCCAGAAATCAAGCTCCTAGACGAACACAGTCCCATAGCCAGTCCCATGGTCCTCCGCCCCTCTCTGCCCGACTCACCAACATATGTGTTTCCCCAGACCTCGAAAAATCCCTAGATCCAGGGCTGAAGCAGGAGATAAGTCAGCAGGTCCGCGAGTTTAGGGCCCAGAGACTTAGTCAGAAGTGCAGTCCGGGGCCCTCCCAGAAACACACTCCTGCTGCTGGGCAAGGACCCACCAAAGGCCCTACTAAGAGCCATAATGAGCTTTCTAGTCAAGGAAAACCCAACCCATCTAGTCCAGTACCCAACCTTAATCCTCTGAGGGCCAGTAGTCACATAGAGAAGAGTAGAGAAAGGTTTCTCTCCGGTCCCATAATAATGGGAGCCACCCAGGGGCTAATGTCTTCAGACCTACAGCCCAAGGCCCTTCAATCTCATCCTCAGCCCCCAGGACAAGTCCAGAGATCCCAGTCTGAAACAAATCAAGTTTCCAACCCTGCTGTGAAATTG GTGGAGGAGCGGTCTAAGCTGAACAGGCAGAGCTCGCCAGCGCTGCAGCACAAAGTGTCCAACCGCATCTCtgacccctccctccctccccgaTCCGAGTCCTTCAGCAGCGGGGGCATGCAGCCTGCCCGCACCCCACCCATTCACCGCTCCATCGaaccacag ATGGCTCATCTGGTTCCAGTGAAGACCCACTCCAGCTCCATGTCTGGCTCTCAGTCTCTGCAGGACCAGACGGGCTCAGCCCTGAGTGAGGGTGTGAGCGCAGTGTCCCCGCGGCCCGAGATGCCTCGGCAAAACTCGGACCCCACGTCTGACAACCCCGGACCCCAGCTGCGCGTCACCGGCAGGGAGGAACGCGACCGGGAACGAGACAGGGATCGGGACAGGAATGCTTGGCTGAGAGAGGAGGACCTTCCACCAAAG GTCCCCCAAAGGACCACATCCATCTCCCCAGCTCTCGTCAGGAAGAACTCCCCGAACGGAGGAGCGGATCTAGGCCCTCGCACAGGTTCACAGCTCATACGGGCCAG TAACCCGGACCTGAGACGCTCTGAGCTCTCCTTAGATGCCATGCTGCAAAGAACCTcctccaactcctcctcctcctcctccccttcatcTCAGGGAGGCTCGGTCGAGAGAAGAG GTCAACCCAAGCAGGACTCGTCTCCTCCAGGAGCCAATCAGGAGGCAAAGTCCAAACCGGAAGAGGGCCGTGAATCAGCCAGACCCAGCCGACCTGCT AGCTATAAGAAAGCCATAGATGAG GAGGAGCTG GACCTAAGTGCACTGGCTAAAGAACTCCGAGAACTGAGGGTAGAGGAGGGCACCAGGCCCCCAGTCAAG GTGACCGACTATTCGTCCTCGAGTGACGAGTCAGAGAGCAGCGACGAGGACGGGGAGACGGTGGGTCACGACGGGACCGTTGCTGTTAGTGACATCCCACGCATCAT gccAGCAGTGCAGGGCAGTGGCGAGTCTTATGGAGGGCTGACGGAGGACTCCTTGGGAGAGGCCTATAATAGCTCCAAGGACAGCACTCAAGTGATGAGAGAG gcggaagagaggaggagaggaggtcaCACGGAGAGCAACGGCTTTGGAAGTCACGGCAACCACGGCAACCTCCCCGACTTGGTACAGCAGAGCCACTCCCCCTCAGCTACGCCCACCAGCGCCCTGCAGGAACTTAGTGACATGGCAGAG TTTGGTATTAGTGGCTCGAAAGCATCCTTTACGCCATTTGTCGATCCACGTGTCTATCAGACCTCCCCAAGTGAAAATGACGATGACGACAACTCAGCGGCAG CCATGTTTGCAAACGAGCTGCTGAGGCAGGAGCAGGCCAGACTAAACGAAGCCAGAAAGATCTCCGTGGTCAACGTGAACCCTACCAACATCCGCCCCCACAGCGACACACCCGAGATCCGCAAGTACAAGAAGCGCTTCAACTCTGAGATCCTGTGCGCCGCACTCTGGG gCGTCAACTTACTGGTCGGGACGGAGAATGGCTTGATGCTGCTTGACCGCAGTGGACAGGGGAAAGTGTACAACCTCATCACCAGGCGCCGCTTCCTGCAGATGGACGTGCTGGAGGGTCTCAATGTATTAGTCACAATATCTG ggAAAAAGAACAAGTTGCGCGTCTACTACTTGTCCTGGCTGAGAAACCGAATATTACACAACGACCCTGAGGTGGAAAAGAAGCAGGGCTGGATTACCGTGGGAGAGCTGGAGGGGTGTGTGCATTATAAAGTTG TAAAATACGAGCGGATCAAATTTCTGGTTATCGCTCTGAAGAACTCGGTGGAAATCTACGCCTGGGCTCCCAAACCCTACCACAAGTTTATGGCCTTCAAG tcctTCACTGAGCTGCAGCACCGCCCCCAGCTGGTCGACTTGACGGTGGAGGAAGGTCAGCGGTTAAAAGTCATCTACGGCTCCAGCGTGGGCTTCCATGTCGTCGACGTAGACTCGGGCAACCCTTACGACATCTACATCCCCTcacat ATCCAGAGTCAGGTGACGCCCCACGCCATCGTGGTGCTGCCCAAGACCGACGGGATGGAGATGCTGCTGTGTTACGAGGACGAGGGCGTCTACGTGAACACCTACGGTCGGATCACAAAGGACGTGGTGCTTCAGTGGGGAGAGATGCCTACCTCTGTTG CCTACATTCATTCCAACCAGATTATGGGCTGGGGTGAGAAAGCCATAGAGATCCGCTCTGTGGAAACGGGTCACCTGGACGGCGTCTTTATGCACAAGAGGGCCCAGAGACTCAAGTTCCTCTGCGAGCGGAACGACAAG GTGTTCTTTGCATCGGTGCGTTCGGGAGGCAGCAGCCAAGTTTTCTTCATGACTCTCAACAGAAACTCTATGATGAACTGGTGA
- the tnika gene encoding TRAF2 and NCK interacting kinase a isoform X7, with translation MASDSPARSLDEIDLSALRDPAGIFELVELVGNGTYGQVYKGRHVKTGQLAAIKVMDVTGDEEEEIKAEINMLKKYSHHRNIATYYGAFIKKNPPGVDDQLWLVMEFCGAGSVTDLIKNTKGNSLKEEWTAYICREILRGLTHLHQHKVIHRDIKGQNVLLTENAEVKLVDFGVSAQLDRTVGRRNTFIGTPYWMAPEVIACDENPDATYDFKSDLWSLGITAIEMAEGAPPLCDMHPMRALFLIPRNPAPRLKSKKWSKKFQSFIESCLVKSHSQRPSTEQLLKHPFIRDLPNERQIRIQLKDHIDRTKKKRGERDETEYEYSGSEEEDEEREMGEPSSIINIPGESTLRRDFLRLQLANKERSEAQRRQQLEQQQNEEHKRLLLAERQKRIEEQKEQRRRLEEQQQRERELRKQHEREQRRRYEEMEQLRREEERRHAEREQEYKRKQIEEQRQAERLQRQLQQERAYLVSLQQQQQEGRQAEKKQLYHYKDVINPNDKPAWAKEVPKQQHAHGNMPQLRHHQSFNQPASSPGSQGQPRNQAPRRTQSHSQSHGPPPLSARLTNICVSPDLEKSLDPGLKQEISQQVREFRAQRLSQKCSPGPSQKHTPAAGQGPTKGPTKSHNELSSQGKPNPSSPVPNLNPLRASSHIEKSRERFLSGPIIMGATQGLMSSDLQPKALQSHPQPPGQVQRSQSETNQVSNPAVKLVEERSKLNRQSSPALQHKVSNRISDPSLPPRSESFSSGGMQPARTPPIHRSIEPQMAHLVPVKTHSSSMSGSQSLQDQTGSALSEGVSAVSPRPEMPRQNSDPTSDNPGPQLRVTGREERDRERDRDRDRNAWLREEDLPPKVPQRTTSISPALVRKNSPNGGADLGPRTGSQLIRASNPDLRRSELSLDAMLQRTSSNSSSSSSPSSQGGSVERRGQPKQDSSPPGANQEAKSKPEEGRESARPSRPASYKKAIDEEELDLSALAKELRELRVEEGTRPPVKVTDYSSSSDESESSDEDGETVGHDGTVAVSDIPRIMPAVQGSGESYGGLTEDSLGEAYNSSKDSTQVMREAEERRRGGHTESNGFGSHGNHGNLPDLVQQSHSPSATPTSALQELSDMAEFGISGSKASFTPFVDPRVYQTSPSENDDDDNSAAAMFANELLRQEQARLNEARKISVVNVNPTNIRPHSDTPEIRKYKKRFNSEILCAALWGVNLLVGTENGLMLLDRSGQGKVYNLITRRRFLQMDVLEGLNVLVTISGKKNKLRVYYLSWLRNRILHNDPEVEKKQGWITVGELEGCVHYKVVKYERIKFLVIALKNSVEIYAWAPKPYHKFMAFKSFTELQHRPQLVDLTVEEGQRLKVIYGSSVGFHVVDVDSGNPYDIYIPSHIKIQSQVTPHAIVVLPKTDGMEMLLCYEDEGVYVNTYGRITKDVVLQWGEMPTSVAYIHSNQIMGWGEKAIEIRSVETGHLDGVFMHKRAQRLKFLCERNDKVFFASVRSGGSSQVFFMTLNRNSMMNW, from the exons GGTCGCCATGTTAAGACAGGGCAGCTGGCAGCCATCAAGGTCATGGATGTCACCGGG gatgaggaggaggagattaaAGCGGAAATCAACATGCTGAAGAAGTACAGCCACCATCGGAACATCGCCACCTACTATGGAGCGTTCATCAAGAAAAACCCCCCTGGCGTAGATGACCAGCTATGG ctggtcATGGAGTTCTGTGGAGCCGGCTCAGTGACGGACTTGATCAAGAACACCAAGGGGAACTCTCTAAAGGAGGAGTGGACCGCTTACATCTGCAGAGAGATCCTCCGG GGTCTGACTCATCTCCATCAGCACAAGGTCATCCACCGAGACATCAAGGGACAGAATGTCCTGCTGACGGAGaatgcagaggtcaaactgG tggactttggtgtgtcgGCGCAGCTGGACAGGACAGTAGGTCGCAGGAACACATTTATCGGGACACCGTATTGGATGGCACCAGAGGTCATCGCTTGTGACGAGAACCCCGACGCCACGTATGACTTCAAG AGTGATTTATGGTCACTGGGAATCACCGCGATCGAGATGGCTGAGGGAGCGCCAC CGCTCTGTGACATGCACCCGATGAGGGCGCTCTTCCTCATCCCGCGCAACCCTGCACCCAGACTCAAGTCGAAGAAGTG GTCAAAGAAGTTCCAGTCGTTCATAGAGAGCTGCCTGGTGAAGAGCCACAGCCAGAGACCCAGCACGGAGCAGCTGCTCAAGCACCCGTTCATCAGAGACCTGCCCAACGAGAGGCAGATCCGCATCCAGCTGAAGGACCACATCGACCGCAccaagaagaagagaggagaaaggg ATGAGACGGAGTACGAGTACAGCGGcagtgaagaggaggacgaagaaAGAGAAATGGGTGAACCGAG CTCCATCATCAACATCCCCGGCGAGTCGACCTTGAGGCGGGACTTCCTGCGCCTCCAGCTGGCCAATAAGGAGCGCTCCGAGGCGCAGAGGCggcagcagctggagcagcagcagaacgaGGAGCACAAGCGCTTACTGCTGGCTGAGAGACAGAAACGCATCGAGGAGCAGAAGGAGCAGAGGAGGCGGCTGGAGGAG cagcagcagcgcgaaCGTGAGCTGAGGAAGCAGCACGAGAGGGAACAGAGGAGGCGCTATGAGGAAATGGAGCAGCTccgcagagaggaggagaggaggcatGCCGAGAGAGAGCAG GAGTACAAGCGTAAGCAGATCGAGGAGCAGCGGCAAGCGGAGCGGCTACAGAGGCAGCTCCAGCAGGAGAGAGCCTACCTGGTGTctctgcaacagcagcagcaggagggaaGGCAAGCGGAGAAGAAACAGCTTTACCACTACAAAGATGTCATCAATCCTAATGACAAGCCTGCGTGGGCTAAAGAG GTACCGAAGCAGCAGCATGCTCATGGTAACATGCCCCAACTACGACATCACCAGTCGTTCAATCAACCGGCTTCGTCCCCTGGCTCTCAAGGCCAACCCAGAAATCAAGCTCCTAGACGAACACAGTCCCATAGCCAGTCCCATGGTCCTCCGCCCCTCTCTGCCCGACTCACCAACATATGTGTTTCCCCAGACCTCGAAAAATCCCTAGATCCAGGGCTGAAGCAGGAGATAAGTCAGCAGGTCCGCGAGTTTAGGGCCCAGAGACTTAGTCAGAAGTGCAGTCCGGGGCCCTCCCAGAAACACACTCCTGCTGCTGGGCAAGGACCCACCAAAGGCCCTACTAAGAGCCATAATGAGCTTTCTAGTCAAGGAAAACCCAACCCATCTAGTCCAGTACCCAACCTTAATCCTCTGAGGGCCAGTAGTCACATAGAGAAGAGTAGAGAAAGGTTTCTCTCCGGTCCCATAATAATGGGAGCCACCCAGGGGCTAATGTCTTCAGACCTACAGCCCAAGGCCCTTCAATCTCATCCTCAGCCCCCAGGACAAGTCCAGAGATCCCAGTCTGAAACAAATCAAGTTTCCAACCCTGCTGTGAAATTG GTGGAGGAGCGGTCTAAGCTGAACAGGCAGAGCTCGCCAGCGCTGCAGCACAAAGTGTCCAACCGCATCTCtgacccctccctccctccccgaTCCGAGTCCTTCAGCAGCGGGGGCATGCAGCCTGCCCGCACCCCACCCATTCACCGCTCCATCGaaccacag ATGGCTCATCTGGTTCCAGTGAAGACCCACTCCAGCTCCATGTCTGGCTCTCAGTCTCTGCAGGACCAGACGGGCTCAGCCCTGAGTGAGGGTGTGAGCGCAGTGTCCCCGCGGCCCGAGATGCCTCGGCAAAACTCGGACCCCACGTCTGACAACCCCGGACCCCAGCTGCGCGTCACCGGCAGGGAGGAACGCGACCGGGAACGAGACAGGGATCGGGACAGGAATGCTTGGCTGAGAGAGGAGGACCTTCCACCAAAG GTCCCCCAAAGGACCACATCCATCTCCCCAGCTCTCGTCAGGAAGAACTCCCCGAACGGAGGAGCGGATCTAGGCCCTCGCACAGGTTCACAGCTCATACGGGCCAG TAACCCGGACCTGAGACGCTCTGAGCTCTCCTTAGATGCCATGCTGCAAAGAACCTcctccaactcctcctcctcctcctccccttcatcTCAGGGAGGCTCGGTCGAGAGAAGAG GTCAACCCAAGCAGGACTCGTCTCCTCCAGGAGCCAATCAGGAGGCAAAGTCCAAACCGGAAGAGGGCCGTGAATCAGCCAGACCCAGCCGACCTGCT AGCTATAAGAAAGCCATAGATGAG GAGGAGCTG GACCTAAGTGCACTGGCTAAAGAACTCCGAGAACTGAGGGTAGAGGAGGGCACCAGGCCCCCAGTCAAG GTGACCGACTATTCGTCCTCGAGTGACGAGTCAGAGAGCAGCGACGAGGACGGGGAGACGGTGGGTCACGACGGGACCGTTGCTGTTAGTGACATCCCACGCATCAT gccAGCAGTGCAGGGCAGTGGCGAGTCTTATGGAGGGCTGACGGAGGACTCCTTGGGAGAGGCCTATAATAGCTCCAAGGACAGCACTCAAGTGATGAGAGAG gcggaagagaggaggagaggaggtcaCACGGAGAGCAACGGCTTTGGAAGTCACGGCAACCACGGCAACCTCCCCGACTTGGTACAGCAGAGCCACTCCCCCTCAGCTACGCCCACCAGCGCCCTGCAGGAACTTAGTGACATGGCAGAG TTTGGTATTAGTGGCTCGAAAGCATCCTTTACGCCATTTGTCGATCCACGTGTCTATCAGACCTCCCCAAGTGAAAATGACGATGACGACAACTCAGCGGCAG CCATGTTTGCAAACGAGCTGCTGAGGCAGGAGCAGGCCAGACTAAACGAAGCCAGAAAGATCTCCGTGGTCAACGTGAACCCTACCAACATCCGCCCCCACAGCGACACACCCGAGATCCGCAAGTACAAGAAGCGCTTCAACTCTGAGATCCTGTGCGCCGCACTCTGGG gCGTCAACTTACTGGTCGGGACGGAGAATGGCTTGATGCTGCTTGACCGCAGTGGACAGGGGAAAGTGTACAACCTCATCACCAGGCGCCGCTTCCTGCAGATGGACGTGCTGGAGGGTCTCAATGTATTAGTCACAATATCTG ggAAAAAGAACAAGTTGCGCGTCTACTACTTGTCCTGGCTGAGAAACCGAATATTACACAACGACCCTGAGGTGGAAAAGAAGCAGGGCTGGATTACCGTGGGAGAGCTGGAGGGGTGTGTGCATTATAAAGTTG TAAAATACGAGCGGATCAAATTTCTGGTTATCGCTCTGAAGAACTCGGTGGAAATCTACGCCTGGGCTCCCAAACCCTACCACAAGTTTATGGCCTTCAAG tcctTCACTGAGCTGCAGCACCGCCCCCAGCTGGTCGACTTGACGGTGGAGGAAGGTCAGCGGTTAAAAGTCATCTACGGCTCCAGCGTGGGCTTCCATGTCGTCGACGTAGACTCGGGCAACCCTTACGACATCTACATCCCCTcacat ATAAAG ATCCAGAGTCAGGTGACGCCCCACGCCATCGTGGTGCTGCCCAAGACCGACGGGATGGAGATGCTGCTGTGTTACGAGGACGAGGGCGTCTACGTGAACACCTACGGTCGGATCACAAAGGACGTGGTGCTTCAGTGGGGAGAGATGCCTACCTCTGTTG CCTACATTCATTCCAACCAGATTATGGGCTGGGGTGAGAAAGCCATAGAGATCCGCTCTGTGGAAACGGGTCACCTGGACGGCGTCTTTATGCACAAGAGGGCCCAGAGACTCAAGTTCCTCTGCGAGCGGAACGACAAG GTGTTCTTTGCATCGGTGCGTTCGGGAGGCAGCAGCCAAGTTTTCTTCATGACTCTCAACAGAAACTCTATGATGAACTGGTGA